One Mycolicibacterium fortuitum subsp. fortuitum genomic window carries:
- a CDS encoding SAVED domain-containing protein, with protein MTGNEMPSATGVRITGDEYQWLHVWRACMEALHHHLTKNTTNPTIAIGVEEPGVGNGDDVVRYRVRPPHVYTQVKYTTDNRTSVGLTYLDDKGIIKKLAATHKILTANGDPVELRLATNRPHDPNDVLLKDRDGRDSRLVPRAAQDGPKSARGKARTAWATAAGTNEAALMALLDDLHFDIAYELKRLHDDVALLMAANGLRSDDNAVDQSTKWVSQQVVAGHRRLTLADINDAVATLDLHAGSPWTTVSIATIKHDDLADQATVSIDWVNRIAGEKPSHRVTPAAPHTWTELAAEIATVPAQLGSSGRILVTGHMRQATGFLLGVELPRVLRYEVGIRQGDQLWTSDVATEPFDLDVTEQPVGRGNDTALIVNVSTNGASQATEWILQNALPVNTILTATPATGTCPSAVTTPAAANSLAVAIRDLARNHASSERLHLFLIGPLGLAVLMGHHWNRVPTTLVYEHLGPQGYEHAFTVDT; from the coding sequence ATGACCGGCAACGAAATGCCCAGCGCCACCGGCGTCCGCATCACCGGCGACGAATACCAGTGGCTGCACGTCTGGCGGGCGTGCATGGAAGCGCTGCACCACCACCTGACCAAGAACACCACCAATCCCACGATCGCCATTGGTGTCGAAGAACCAGGCGTCGGCAACGGCGACGACGTCGTGCGCTACCGGGTACGGCCTCCGCACGTGTACACACAGGTCAAATACACCACCGACAACCGCACATCAGTTGGGCTGACCTACCTGGACGACAAAGGCATCATCAAAAAGCTGGCAGCCACACACAAAATTCTTACCGCCAACGGTGATCCGGTCGAATTGCGGTTGGCCACCAACCGCCCGCACGACCCCAACGATGTGCTGCTCAAGGATCGCGACGGACGTGACAGCCGATTGGTACCCCGCGCCGCCCAAGATGGGCCGAAGTCAGCGCGCGGAAAAGCGCGGACAGCGTGGGCAACAGCCGCGGGCACCAACGAAGCCGCGCTGATGGCCCTGCTCGACGACCTTCACTTCGATATCGCCTATGAACTCAAGCGCCTGCACGACGACGTCGCCCTGCTGATGGCCGCCAACGGCCTGCGGTCGGACGACAATGCTGTCGACCAGAGCACGAAGTGGGTCTCCCAGCAGGTCGTCGCCGGGCACCGCCGACTCACCCTGGCAGACATCAACGACGCCGTTGCCACGCTAGATCTGCACGCCGGCTCGCCATGGACCACCGTGTCAATCGCGACCATCAAACACGACGACCTCGCCGACCAAGCTACCGTCAGCATCGATTGGGTCAACCGCATCGCCGGAGAAAAACCCTCGCACCGCGTGACCCCCGCCGCACCGCATACATGGACTGAACTCGCAGCTGAGATCGCCACCGTGCCAGCACAACTCGGAAGTTCTGGCCGCATTCTGGTGACCGGGCACATGCGCCAAGCAACCGGTTTCCTGCTCGGCGTTGAACTACCGCGCGTCCTGCGCTACGAGGTCGGAATCCGCCAAGGCGACCAGCTGTGGACCAGTGATGTTGCCACCGAGCCTTTCGATCTCGATGTGACCGAACAGCCCGTCGGGCGCGGCAATGACACCGCACTCATCGTCAACGTGTCCACCAACGGGGCCAGCCAGGCGACCGAGTGGATACTCCAAAACGCGTTGCCCGTCAACACGATCCTGACCGCCACCCCAGCGACTGGAACCTGTCCCAGTGCCGTGACCACACCCGCGGCAGCCAACAGCCTCGCCGTCGCCATCCGAGATCTCGCGCGCAACCACGCCAGCTCCGAGAGACTGCATCTGTTCCTTATCGGCCCGCTCGGTCTGGCCGTACTGATGGGACACCATTGGAATCGTGTCCCGACGACACTCGTGTACGAACACCTCGGCCCGCAAGGGTACGAGCATGCCTTCACTGTGGACACGTAG
- a CDS encoding ABC transporter ATP-binding protein gives MGVQIDVTNLTKSFGSSKIWEDVTLTVPEGEVSVLLGPSGTGKSVFLKSLIGLLRPERGSIVIDGTNILECSAKELYEIRTLFGVLFQDGALFGSMNIYDNTAFPLREHTKKSESEIRNIVMEKLDLVGMPNDGHKFPGEISGGMRKRAGLARALVLDPKIILCDEPDSGLDPVRTAYLSQLLIDINAQIDATVLIVTHNINIARTVPDNIGMLFRKQLVMFGPREVLLTSEEPVVKQFLNGRRIGPIGMSEEKDEATAAAEQAMIEAGQHDGGVEEIEGVPPQLMATPGMPERKAVGRRQARVREILHTLPPAAQAAILDDLDAVPSHSRSEAQTAPIKAAGPVPSR, from the coding sequence ATGGGCGTCCAAATCGACGTTACTAACCTGACGAAATCTTTTGGATCGTCGAAGATTTGGGAAGACGTCACATTGACGGTTCCCGAGGGCGAGGTCAGCGTGTTGCTGGGCCCGTCGGGTACCGGTAAATCGGTGTTCCTGAAGTCCCTGATCGGCCTGCTGCGCCCCGAGCGCGGCTCGATCGTCATCGACGGCACCAACATCCTTGAATGCTCGGCCAAAGAGCTCTACGAGATCCGCACCCTGTTCGGTGTGCTGTTCCAGGACGGCGCGCTGTTCGGCTCGATGAACATCTATGACAACACCGCCTTCCCGCTGCGCGAGCACACCAAGAAGAGCGAGAGCGAAATCCGCAACATCGTCATGGAGAAGCTCGACCTGGTCGGTATGCCCAATGACGGACACAAGTTCCCCGGTGAGATCTCCGGCGGTATGCGCAAGCGCGCCGGCCTGGCCCGCGCCCTCGTGCTCGACCCGAAGATCATCTTGTGCGACGAGCCGGACTCGGGTCTGGACCCGGTCCGTACCGCCTACCTGTCCCAGCTGCTGATCGACATCAACGCGCAGATCGACGCCACGGTGCTGATCGTGACGCACAACATCAACATCGCCCGGACCGTGCCCGACAACATCGGCATGCTGTTCCGCAAGCAGCTGGTCATGTTCGGTCCCCGCGAGGTGCTGCTGACCAGCGAGGAGCCCGTCGTCAAGCAGTTCCTCAACGGTCGCCGTATCGGGCCCATCGGTATGTCCGAGGAGAAGGACGAGGCCACTGCGGCCGCTGAGCAGGCCATGATCGAGGCCGGCCAGCACGACGGCGGTGTCGAGGAGATCGAGGGTGTGCCGCCGCAGCTGATGGCCACTCCCGGTATGCCCGAGCGCAAGGCTGTGGGCCGGCGCCAGGCTCGTGTGCGCGAGATCCTGCACACCCTGCCGCCCGCTGCGCAGGCCGCGATCCTCGACGATCTGGACGCCGTGCCATCCCATAGCCGATCTGAGGCGCAAACCGCGCCGATCAAGGCGGCTGGACCGGTTCCGTCGCGATGA
- a CDS encoding alpha/beta hydrolase-fold protein, with the protein MRIPLILIVALSLWHAVKARADNVEYLMVPSAAMGRDIPVAFQGNGPHAVFLLDAFNAAPDVSNWVTAGDAMKTLAGKGISVAAPAGGAWSLYTNWEQDGSKQWESFLATELPNWLAANKGLQPSGHGVVGAAQGGTGALTLATFHPDRFRYAGSLSGFLTPSRTFENGAITAGMAQYGGVDTPNMWGPAQFGRWKWHDPDVHAQLLVDNNTRLWIFSPQTTTCSDPVAMINDCAQAQGSNRTFYSHYRSLGGHNGHFDFPAGGQHDWSNWAQQLGALSGDLAAALGSPQ; encoded by the coding sequence ATGCGCATTCCGCTGATCCTCATCGTGGCCCTTAGCCTCTGGCACGCGGTGAAAGCCAGGGCCGATAACGTCGAGTACCTGATGGTCCCGTCGGCAGCCATGGGCCGTGACATCCCGGTCGCATTCCAGGGCAACGGCCCGCACGCGGTGTTCCTGCTCGATGCATTCAACGCCGCCCCCGACGTCAGTAATTGGGTGACCGCAGGAGACGCGATGAAAACGCTGGCAGGAAAGGGCATTTCGGTGGCCGCACCGGCAGGCGGTGCCTGGAGCCTGTACACCAACTGGGAGCAGGACGGCAGTAAGCAGTGGGAATCTTTCCTGGCCACTGAGCTGCCGAACTGGCTGGCCGCGAACAAGGGCCTGCAGCCCAGCGGGCATGGTGTCGTGGGCGCTGCCCAGGGTGGCACGGGCGCGCTGACGCTGGCCACCTTTCACCCCGACCGGTTCCGTTATGCGGGTTCACTGTCCGGGTTTCTGACCCCGTCGCGCACCTTCGAGAACGGCGCGATCACCGCCGGGATGGCGCAGTATGGCGGAGTGGACACGCCCAATATGTGGGGTCCGGCGCAGTTCGGCCGGTGGAAGTGGCACGACCCCGATGTGCACGCCCAGCTATTGGTGGACAACAACACCCGGCTGTGGATCTTCAGTCCGCAGACCACCACGTGCAGTGATCCGGTGGCGATGATCAACGACTGTGCCCAGGCCCAGGGCAGCAACCGCACCTTCTATTCGCACTACCGCTCCCTCGGCGGTCACAACGGACATTTCGACTTTCCAGCCGGCGGCCAACACGACTGGAGCAACTGGGCACAGCAGCTGGGTGCCCTGTCCGGGGACCTCGCAGCAGCCCTTGGATCACCGCAATGA
- a CDS encoding DUF732 domain-containing protein, translating to MVAAPLADAVPAPEVEYTYNVIVRRHFTFPGNDAIGCGYRLCDQVARGLTYRGVMAAVKSEVLPNDEQAANYVVSYAIGILCPAHITSIRQTASEN from the coding sequence ATGGTTGCGGCCCCACTGGCTGACGCGGTCCCAGCGCCAGAAGTCGAATACACCTACAACGTTATTGTCAGGCGACACTTCACTTTTCCCGGCAATGACGCGATCGGGTGTGGATACCGTCTCTGCGACCAAGTGGCGCGCGGGTTGACGTACAGAGGCGTTATGGCTGCGGTGAAATCCGAGGTCCTCCCGAATGATGAACAGGCAGCCAATTATGTTGTGTCCTATGCCATCGGCATTCTGTGCCCGGCCCATATCACCTCGATTCGACAGACCGCATCGGAGAACTAA
- a CDS encoding virulence factor Mce family protein → MTPRWARRTTAIIAALIVGASQAGCSWRGVNSLPLPGTEGRDDGAYTIAAQMPDVNNIQPNSRVRVADVTVGHVSKIELQGQHALVSMSLNRDVNLPENATVKIGTTTIFGSQHIELAPPDDEPARGRLREGSLIPLSRAGAFPTPEQTLASLSLVLNGGGVGQLGDITEALSTGFRGREDDARSLIDQSETFVATLNDQSSDIITATENLNDLVGKFAAQQPVLDRAVNTIPNALQVLNSKRGNLVEAADQLGKFSALTTDTINQSKENLIRELHQVGPVLTALADAGPSLTKSLGLIPTYPFPNANIENYQRGDYTNLTAVIDLTLSRIDAGLFTGTRWECDLTWLEMQWGRTIGQFPSPCMAAGPGGVSNPLTAPYHTDQGR, encoded by the coding sequence ATGACACCTCGATGGGCCCGCCGCACCACAGCGATCATCGCAGCGCTTATCGTGGGTGCGTCACAGGCCGGGTGCAGCTGGCGCGGGGTCAACTCGCTACCCCTACCCGGCACCGAGGGGCGAGACGACGGCGCCTACACAATTGCCGCCCAGATGCCCGACGTAAACAACATCCAGCCCAACTCGCGCGTCCGCGTCGCCGACGTCACGGTCGGTCATGTCTCCAAGATCGAATTGCAGGGCCAGCACGCGTTGGTGTCGATGAGTCTCAACCGTGATGTCAACCTGCCCGAAAATGCGACTGTCAAGATCGGTACCACGACCATATTCGGATCCCAGCACATCGAATTGGCGCCACCCGATGACGAGCCGGCCCGGGGACGGCTGCGCGAAGGCTCGCTGATCCCGCTGTCTCGTGCCGGTGCGTTTCCAACACCGGAACAGACGCTCGCCTCACTGTCGCTGGTGCTCAACGGTGGCGGCGTCGGCCAGCTCGGCGACATCACTGAGGCGCTCAGCACCGGTTTCCGTGGGCGCGAGGATGACGCCCGCAGCCTGATCGATCAGTCAGAGACATTCGTCGCCACACTCAACGATCAGAGCTCGGACATCATCACCGCGACAGAGAACCTCAACGACTTGGTCGGAAAGTTCGCCGCACAACAACCAGTGCTCGACCGGGCGGTGAACACCATCCCCAACGCCCTGCAGGTTCTCAACAGTAAGCGCGGCAACCTGGTCGAAGCCGCCGACCAGCTCGGCAAGTTCAGCGCCCTGACCACCGATACGATCAACCAAAGCAAAGAGAACCTGATCAGGGAATTGCATCAGGTCGGACCGGTGCTTACCGCGCTCGCCGACGCCGGACCCAGCCTGACGAAGTCGCTCGGCCTGATCCCGACCTACCCGTTCCCCAACGCAAACATCGAAAACTATCAGCGCGGCGATTACACAAACCTCACCGCCGTCATCGATCTGACGTTGAGCCGCATCGATGCCGGCCTGTTCACCGGCACGCGCTGGGAATGCGATCTGACGTGGCTGGAAATGCAGTGGGGCCGCACCATCGGACAGTTCCCCAGCCCCTGCATGGCCGCAGGCCCGGGTGGCGTAAGCAACCCGTTGACCGCGCCATACCACACAGACCAGGGACGCTGA
- a CDS encoding MCE family protein: MHLNRQARIQLAIFSVLAMIALAAMSVNYMKLPAKLFGIGHYTVTMQLPTTGGLYETSNVTYRGTEIGRVTAVRLDDSGVVAELSLRSDTPVPSDLKAEVHSQSAIGEQYVELLPRDGAAPPLKDGDVIAADDTTVPRDINNVLDAVVTGLKAVPRDNLRTVVDESFTAVGRLGPELTKIVDGTLDLSRDARDNLDPMLALIDNVKPVLDSQTESSAAIENWADHVATVTRDLADHDGDLRGVITEGGPALGETRALVQRLQPTLPVLMANLVSVGQIGLAYHDNIEQILVLLPQLMAINQGAFAANVNTKQDYKGAYLSFNLNLNLPPPCTTGYLPTQQMRTAAEQDFPDRPAGDLYCRVPQDSPFNVRGARNTPCATVPGKRAATVKECESRQEYVPLNDGFNWKGDPNATGTGQAVPQLRPTTDQGAPPPPIAIAYYDQATGAYVGPDGRHYTQADLAQTAPKEKTWETMLLPPGR; encoded by the coding sequence ATGCACTTGAACCGACAAGCACGCATTCAGTTGGCCATCTTCTCTGTGCTAGCCATGATCGCGCTGGCCGCGATGAGCGTGAACTATATGAAACTGCCGGCCAAGCTTTTCGGTATCGGTCACTACACCGTGACGATGCAGCTTCCGACCACCGGCGGGCTCTATGAAACCAGCAACGTCACCTATCGCGGTACAGAAATCGGGCGCGTGACTGCGGTGCGCCTCGACGATTCGGGTGTCGTCGCCGAACTGTCATTGCGCTCAGACACGCCGGTGCCCAGCGACCTAAAAGCCGAGGTGCACAGCCAGTCGGCGATCGGTGAACAGTATGTGGAACTGTTGCCTCGCGACGGCGCCGCGCCACCGCTGAAAGATGGCGACGTCATCGCTGCCGACGACACCACCGTTCCCCGCGACATCAACAACGTCCTGGACGCCGTCGTCACGGGCCTGAAAGCAGTGCCGCGAGACAACCTGCGTACCGTCGTGGATGAATCATTCACCGCGGTAGGCAGACTCGGACCAGAGCTGACCAAGATCGTCGACGGCACGCTGGATCTGTCGAGGGATGCCCGAGACAATCTCGATCCGATGCTCGCGCTGATCGACAACGTCAAACCCGTGCTGGACTCCCAAACTGAGTCATCGGCAGCCATCGAAAACTGGGCAGACCACGTGGCCACCGTCACCCGCGACCTCGCCGACCACGACGGCGACCTCCGCGGCGTGATCACAGAAGGCGGACCGGCCCTGGGGGAGACCAGGGCACTTGTGCAACGCCTGCAACCCACATTGCCTGTGCTCATGGCAAACCTGGTGAGTGTGGGCCAGATTGGTCTGGCCTACCACGACAACATCGAGCAGATTCTGGTGCTCTTGCCGCAGTTGATGGCGATCAACCAAGGCGCGTTCGCCGCCAATGTCAACACCAAGCAGGATTACAAGGGCGCCTACCTCAGCTTCAACCTCAATCTGAATCTGCCGCCACCATGCACAACCGGTTACCTGCCGACTCAGCAGATGCGAACCGCGGCAGAGCAGGACTTCCCCGATCGCCCCGCCGGCGATCTGTATTGCCGTGTGCCGCAGGACTCTCCATTCAACGTGCGCGGTGCGCGCAATACGCCCTGCGCGACAGTTCCGGGAAAACGCGCCGCCACAGTCAAAGAATGCGAAAGCCGCCAAGAGTACGTACCGCTCAATGATGGTTTCAACTGGAAAGGCGATCCAAACGCGACTGGCACAGGACAGGCAGTACCGCAATTGCGTCCGACTACCGACCAAGGAGCACCACCACCACCGATCGCCATCGCCTACTACGACCAAGCCACCGGTGCCTACGTCGGGCCCGATGGCCGCCACTACACCCAGGCCGACCTCGCCCAAACCGCGCCGAAGGAGAAGACATGGGAAACGATGCTGCTTCCACCCGGACGCTGA
- a CDS encoding VirB8/TrbF family protein encodes MGNDAASTRTLSAPSDDDDAPGAERPDEIVDYETASTPIELNSAARWHRLWHPVAFGLVAVALLSVLIGWLGYQTYRYQQTQHQGALFLQAARQGAVNLTTIDWQHAETDVQRIMDGAAGEFYDDFAQRAQPFVDVVKQAQSVSVGTVTQAALESQSATEAQALVAVSVKTTNTTGEEPVPRAWRMRIAVQQIDNQIKVSRVEFVP; translated from the coding sequence ATGGGAAACGATGCTGCTTCCACCCGGACGCTGAGCGCACCTTCCGACGACGATGATGCTCCCGGCGCCGAACGCCCAGACGAAATCGTCGACTATGAGACCGCCAGTACACCAATCGAATTGAACTCGGCTGCCCGCTGGCACCGGCTCTGGCATCCCGTGGCTTTCGGGTTGGTTGCAGTCGCGTTGCTCAGCGTCCTGATCGGCTGGCTGGGTTACCAGACCTACCGTTATCAGCAGACCCAGCACCAGGGCGCATTGTTCCTGCAGGCCGCACGACAAGGCGCAGTCAACTTGACCACGATCGACTGGCAGCATGCCGAGACCGATGTACAACGCATCATGGACGGTGCCGCCGGAGAGTTCTACGACGACTTCGCCCAACGTGCGCAGCCTTTCGTCGACGTGGTCAAACAGGCGCAGTCGGTATCTGTAGGCACAGTGACCCAAGCAGCGTTGGAATCGCAGTCGGCGACCGAAGCTCAAGCGTTGGTGGCGGTCTCGGTAAAAACGACCAACACCACCGGTGAGGAACCGGTTCCGCGGGCGTGGCGCATGCGCATCGCCGTCCAACAAATCGACAACCAGATAAAGGTTTCTCGCGTGGAGTTCGTGCCATGA
- a CDS encoding MCE family protein — MTTWIRRPRVVLAIALIAALVAAGFLAVAVTERIGRTIVVGYFDNSTGLFEGDDVRIRGVNVGKVDKIEPEAQRTKITFWFGSDYKVPENVNAVILSPQLVTGRAIQLTPAYVDGPTLGAGATIPQDRTAVPVEWDDVRAQLERLTDMLQPETPGQVSTLGALINTAADNLRGQGSDIRDTVIKLSQTVSALGDHSKDIFGSIRNLSTLVSALKDSGDLLGQLNVNLSEVSGLLADDPHEVGQAVQDLNAVVADVESFVSENREPIGIAADKLSSISTAVAASRDDLEQVLHILPTAVVNFNNIYEPANGSLTGALSVNNFANPISFLCGAIQAASRLGAEQASKLCVQYLAPIVKNRQYNFPPLGENLLVGTQARPNEVTYSEDWMRPDFVPPAPEPAPSDTPPPAADAPLPAEAAPPVVSTDPAAGLSGMMTPPGGGS, encoded by the coding sequence ATGACAACGTGGATCCGCCGACCACGAGTTGTGCTGGCCATCGCCCTCATCGCAGCGTTGGTGGCTGCAGGATTTCTTGCCGTGGCTGTCACCGAACGCATTGGCCGGACCATCGTGGTCGGTTACTTCGACAACAGCACAGGCCTTTTCGAAGGCGACGACGTCCGAATCCGGGGAGTCAACGTCGGCAAGGTCGACAAGATCGAACCTGAGGCGCAACGCACCAAGATCACCTTCTGGTTCGGCAGTGACTACAAGGTTCCTGAGAACGTCAACGCCGTGATCCTGTCACCGCAGCTGGTGACCGGGCGTGCCATCCAGCTGACTCCAGCCTATGTGGACGGACCCACGCTCGGGGCCGGGGCCACGATCCCACAGGACCGCACCGCAGTCCCGGTCGAGTGGGATGACGTGCGCGCACAGCTGGAGCGGCTGACCGACATGCTCCAACCTGAAACACCGGGACAAGTCAGCACACTTGGAGCTCTGATCAACACCGCCGCCGACAACTTGCGGGGACAGGGATCTGACATCCGTGACACTGTCATCAAACTGTCGCAGACGGTGTCAGCTCTCGGCGACCACAGCAAAGACATCTTCGGAAGCATCCGAAACCTGTCGACTTTGGTGAGTGCTCTCAAAGACAGCGGCGACCTGCTCGGGCAACTCAACGTCAATCTCTCGGAAGTGTCGGGGTTGCTGGCTGACGATCCCCACGAAGTGGGTCAGGCCGTGCAAGACCTCAACGCCGTCGTCGCCGATGTCGAGAGCTTCGTGTCAGAAAACCGTGAACCAATAGGCATTGCGGCGGACAAGCTTTCGTCGATCTCCACCGCGGTCGCCGCCAGCCGTGACGACCTTGAGCAGGTTTTGCACATCCTTCCCACCGCTGTGGTCAACTTCAACAACATCTATGAGCCCGCCAACGGATCGTTGACCGGCGCTTTGTCAGTCAACAATTTCGCCAACCCGATCTCGTTTCTGTGTGGGGCCATCCAAGCGGCCTCACGGCTGGGCGCCGAGCAGGCGTCCAAGCTGTGCGTGCAGTATCTGGCGCCCATCGTGAAAAACCGGCAATACAACTTCCCGCCGCTCGGGGAGAACCTGCTCGTCGGGACCCAAGCCCGCCCCAACGAAGTGACCTACAGCGAGGATTGGATGAGACCCGACTTCGTCCCGCCGGCGCCCGAACCAGCACCCAGCGACACCCCGCCGCCCGCAGCCGATGCACCGCTGCCCGCGGAAGCCGCGCCGCCAGTCGTGTCCACCGATCCCGCAGCCGGGCTGTCCGGCATGATGACTCCGCCCGGAGGTGGCTCATGA